A stretch of the Oxyura jamaicensis isolate SHBP4307 breed ruddy duck chromosome 4, BPBGC_Ojam_1.0, whole genome shotgun sequence genome encodes the following:
- the WDR44 gene encoding WD repeat-containing protein 44 isoform X2: MASDSDTEEFYDAPEDVHLAAASPAPSPTKVGSHVLKDLDSKLHKAGNEAFVQETKQDDSKEIIDSIIEESQKAQQLEDRDSLGTRGKGLNVPTSDANAWIGGAGIISNIPEVLAAKISLQEDPGEPMYQCVGKDTEVESGKLLFTSEEQEIDKLTEVTNTMDHKMDETEAQEETSKNEDITDKKEANALEQVASDLSTKDLHTTEEMPPAKPPRQLTVEPDIVASTKKPVPARPPPPTNVPPPRPPPPARPAPPPRKKKSELDFEVQKPALEVPRESFTAGGLLTPTTATEGMPKDSQPSLDLASATSGDKIVTAQENGKTADGQTTNEVLGPQRPRSNSGRELTDEEILASVMIKNLDTGEEIPLSLAEEKLPTGINPLTLHIMRRTKEYVSNDAAQSDDEDKIQTQQTDSDGGRLKQKTTQLKKFLGKSVKRAKHLAEEYGERAVNKVKSVRDEVFHTDQDDPSSSDDEGMPYTRPVKFKAAHGFKGPYDFEQIKVVQDLSGEHMGAVWTMKFSHCGRLLASAGQDNVVRIWVLKNAFDYFNNMRMKYNTEGRVSPSPSQESLNSSKSDTDAGICSGVDEDPDDKNAPFRQRPFCKYKGHTADLLDLSWSKNYFLLSSSMDKTVRLWHISRRECLCCFQHIDFVTAIAFHPRDDRYFLSGSLDGKLRLWNIPDKKVALWNEVDGQTKLITAANFCQNGKYAVIGTYDGRCIFYDTEHLKYHTQIHVRSTRGRNRVGRKITGIEPLPGENKILVTSNDSRIRLYDLRDLSLSMKYKGYVNSSSQIKASFSHDFTYIVSGSEDKYVYIWSTYHDLSKFTSVRRDRNDFWEGIKAHNAVVTSAIFAPNPGLMVSLETSDKQEAESKGEDSVTADTIPSALKTDHTEVLLSADFTGAIKVFINKKKYVS, encoded by the exons GTCACCGACGAAAGTTGGTTCCCATGTATTAAAG GACCTAGACAGCAAACTACACAAAGCTGGAAATGAAGCCTTTGTGCAAGAAACTAAACAAGATGATTCAAAAGAG attatTGACAGTATTATAGAAGAAAGCCAGAAGGCACAGCAGCTAGAGGATCGTGATTCCTTAGGTACTAGAGGAAAAGGACTGAATGTTCCAACTTCGGATGCAAATGCTTGGATTGGTGGAGCAGGTATCATTAGTAATATTCCAGAAGTATTAGCAGCTAAAATATCATTACAAGAAGATCCAGGTGAACCAATGTATCAGTGTGTGGGTAAGGACACTGAGGTGGAGTCTGGGAAGCTTTTGTTTACTTCTGAGGAACAGGAAATAGATAAATTAACAGAAGTAACAAATACGATGGACCATAAAATGGATGAAACTGAAGCACAAgaagaaacatcaaaaaatgAGGACATAACAGACAAGAAAGAGGCAAACGCTTTAGAGCAAGTGGCTTCAGATTTGTCTACCAAAGACCTTCATACAACAGAAGAAATGCCTCCAGCAAAACCTCCAAGGCAGCTTACTGTAGAACCTGATATAGTTGCTAGCACAAAGAAGCCTGTTCCAGCACGGCCACCGCCTCCAACAAATGTTCCCCCACCAAGACCACCACCACCTGCACGGCCAGCTCCACCACCCcggaaaaaaaagagtgaactGGATTTTGAAGTGCAAAAACCTGCTTTGGAAG TTCCTCGAGAGAGTTTCACAGCTGGTGGTCTTTTAACTCCAACTACAGCAACAGAAGGCATGCCCAAGGATTCTCAGCCTTCTTTGGATTTGGCAAGTGCAACTAGTGGGGATAAAATAGTCACTGCACAG gaaaatgggaaaacagcTGATGGTCAAACAACAAATGAAGTACTTGGACCACAAAGACCAAGATCTAATTCTGGAAGAGAGCTCACGGATGAG GAAATTCTAGCAAGTGTAATGATAAAAAACCTTGATACAGGTGAAGAAATACCTCTGAGTTTGGCAGAAGAAAAGTTGCCAACAGGCATTAATCCCCTCACTTTGCATATTATGAGGAGAACTAAAGAGTATGTCAG TAATGATGCAGCCCAGTCTGATGATGAAGACAAAATACAGACGCAGCAAACAGACTCTGATGGAGGGAGGTTAAAGCAGAAAAC GACCCAGCTGAAAAAATTCCTTGGCAAATCTGTAAAGCGAGCAAAGCACCTTGCTGAAGAATATGGCGAACGCGCTGTAAATAAAGTCAAGAGTGTTCGAGATGAAG TCTTCCATACAGATCAAGATGATCCTTCTTCCAGTGATGATGAAGGGATGCCATATACAAGACCAGTTAAGTTCAAAGCAGCACATGGCTTCAAGGGACCTTATGATTTTGAGCAAATTAAAGTTGTTCAGGATCTCAGTGGGGAACATATG GGTGCTGTTTGGACAATGAAATTCTCTCACTGTGGTCGATTACTTGCATCTGCAGGACAGGACAATGTCGTGAGAATATgggttttaaaaaatgcttttgactACTTCAATAATATGCGAATGAAATACAACACAGAAG GCCGTGTTTCTCCTTCCCCATCTCAAGAGAGTCTGAATTCTTCAAAGTCTGATACTGATGCAGGG ATTTGTAGTGGAGTTGATGAAGACCCAGATGATAAAAATGCCCCATTTCGTCAGCGACCATTTTGCAAATACAAAGGCCACACAGCAGATCTTCTTGATCTTTCCTGGTCTAAA AATtacttcttgctttcttcttctatgGACAAAACTGTCAGATTGTGGCACATATCAAGAAGAGAATGTCTCTGCTGTTTCCAGCATATAGACTTTGTTACTGCTATAGCATTCCATCCAAGG GATGACAGGTACTTCTTAAGTGGTTCATTGGATGGGAAACTTCGACTCTGGAACATTCCTGACAAAAAAGTGGCATTATGGAATGAAGTAGATGGGCAAACAAAATTGATTACAGCTGCCAACTTCTGTCAGAATGGCAAATATGCAGTCATAGGCACGTATGATGGAAGATGCATCTTCTATGACACAGAG cacTTGAAATACCATACACAAATTCATGTGCGTTCTACTAGAGGCCGAAATAGAGttggaagaaaaattactgGCATTGAACCTTTGCCTGGGGAAAATAAG ATATTGGTGACATCAAATGATTCCAGAATCAGATTGTATGACCTAAGAGATTTGTCTTTATCTATGAAATATAAAGGTTATGTCAACAGTAGCAGCCAAATCAAAGCCAGCTTTAG CCATGACTTTACGTACATTGTAAGTGGTTCAGAagataaatatgtttatatttggAGTACCTACCATGACTTGAGCAAGTTTACATCTGTAAGAAGAGACCGTAATGACTTCTGGGAAGGCATTAAAG CACACAATGCAGTGGTGACATCTGCGATTTTTGCTCCCAATCCTGGCTTGATGGTATCTCTGGAAACTTCTGATAAGCAAGAAGCTGAAAGTAAAGGAGAAGATTCTGTAACAGCAGATACCATTCCCTCTG CATTGAAGACGGATCACACGGAAGTGCTTTTATCAGCCGACTTTACTGGAGCAATCAAAGTCttcattaacaaaaagaaatatgtatctTAA
- the WDR44 gene encoding WD repeat-containing protein 44 isoform X1 — translation MASDSDTEEFYDAPEDVHLAAASPAPSPTKVGSHVLKDLDSKLHKAGNEAFVQETKQDDSKEIIDSIIEESQKAQQLEDRDSLGTRGKGLNVPTSDANAWIGGAGIISNIPEVLAAKISLQEDPGEPMYQCVGKDTEVESGKLLFTSEEQEIDKLTEVTNTMDHKMDETEAQEETSKNEDITDKKEANALEQVASDLSTKDLHTTEEMPPAKPPRQLTVEPDIVASTKKPVPARPPPPTNVPPPRPPPPARPAPPPRKKKSELDFEVQKPALEVPRESFTAGGLLTPTTATEGMPKDSQPSLDLASATSGDKIVTAQENGKTADGQTTNEVLGPQRPRSNSGRELTDEEILASVMIKNLDTGEEIPLSLAEEKLPTGINPLTLHIMRRTKEYVSNDAAQSDDEDKIQTQQTDSDGGRLKQKTTQLKKFLGKSVKRAKHLAEEYGERAVNKVKSVRDEVFHTDQDDPSSSDDEGMPYTRPVKFKAAHGFKGPYDFEQIKVVQDLSGEHMGAVWTMKFSHCGRLLASAGQDNVVRIWVLKNAFDYFNNMRMKYNTEGRVSPSPSQESLNSSKSDTDAGICSGVDEDPDDKNAPFRQRPFCKYKGHTADLLDLSWSKNYFLLSSSMDKTVRLWHISRRECLCCFQHIDFVTAIAFHPRDDRYFLSGSLDGKLRLWNIPDKKVALWNEVDGQTKLITAANFCQNGKYAVIGTYDGRCIFYDTEHLKYHTQIHVRSTRGRNRVGRKITGIEPLPGENKILVTSNDSRIRLYDLRDLSLSMKYKGYVNSSSQIKASFSHDFTYIVSGSEDKYVYIWSTYHDLSKFTSVRRDRNDFWEGIKAHNAVVTSAIFAPNPGLMVSLETSDKQEAESKGEDSVTADTIPSGALKTDHTEVLLSADFTGAIKVFINKKKYVS, via the exons GTCACCGACGAAAGTTGGTTCCCATGTATTAAAG GACCTAGACAGCAAACTACACAAAGCTGGAAATGAAGCCTTTGTGCAAGAAACTAAACAAGATGATTCAAAAGAG attatTGACAGTATTATAGAAGAAAGCCAGAAGGCACAGCAGCTAGAGGATCGTGATTCCTTAGGTACTAGAGGAAAAGGACTGAATGTTCCAACTTCGGATGCAAATGCTTGGATTGGTGGAGCAGGTATCATTAGTAATATTCCAGAAGTATTAGCAGCTAAAATATCATTACAAGAAGATCCAGGTGAACCAATGTATCAGTGTGTGGGTAAGGACACTGAGGTGGAGTCTGGGAAGCTTTTGTTTACTTCTGAGGAACAGGAAATAGATAAATTAACAGAAGTAACAAATACGATGGACCATAAAATGGATGAAACTGAAGCACAAgaagaaacatcaaaaaatgAGGACATAACAGACAAGAAAGAGGCAAACGCTTTAGAGCAAGTGGCTTCAGATTTGTCTACCAAAGACCTTCATACAACAGAAGAAATGCCTCCAGCAAAACCTCCAAGGCAGCTTACTGTAGAACCTGATATAGTTGCTAGCACAAAGAAGCCTGTTCCAGCACGGCCACCGCCTCCAACAAATGTTCCCCCACCAAGACCACCACCACCTGCACGGCCAGCTCCACCACCCcggaaaaaaaagagtgaactGGATTTTGAAGTGCAAAAACCTGCTTTGGAAG TTCCTCGAGAGAGTTTCACAGCTGGTGGTCTTTTAACTCCAACTACAGCAACAGAAGGCATGCCCAAGGATTCTCAGCCTTCTTTGGATTTGGCAAGTGCAACTAGTGGGGATAAAATAGTCACTGCACAG gaaaatgggaaaacagcTGATGGTCAAACAACAAATGAAGTACTTGGACCACAAAGACCAAGATCTAATTCTGGAAGAGAGCTCACGGATGAG GAAATTCTAGCAAGTGTAATGATAAAAAACCTTGATACAGGTGAAGAAATACCTCTGAGTTTGGCAGAAGAAAAGTTGCCAACAGGCATTAATCCCCTCACTTTGCATATTATGAGGAGAACTAAAGAGTATGTCAG TAATGATGCAGCCCAGTCTGATGATGAAGACAAAATACAGACGCAGCAAACAGACTCTGATGGAGGGAGGTTAAAGCAGAAAAC GACCCAGCTGAAAAAATTCCTTGGCAAATCTGTAAAGCGAGCAAAGCACCTTGCTGAAGAATATGGCGAACGCGCTGTAAATAAAGTCAAGAGTGTTCGAGATGAAG TCTTCCATACAGATCAAGATGATCCTTCTTCCAGTGATGATGAAGGGATGCCATATACAAGACCAGTTAAGTTCAAAGCAGCACATGGCTTCAAGGGACCTTATGATTTTGAGCAAATTAAAGTTGTTCAGGATCTCAGTGGGGAACATATG GGTGCTGTTTGGACAATGAAATTCTCTCACTGTGGTCGATTACTTGCATCTGCAGGACAGGACAATGTCGTGAGAATATgggttttaaaaaatgcttttgactACTTCAATAATATGCGAATGAAATACAACACAGAAG GCCGTGTTTCTCCTTCCCCATCTCAAGAGAGTCTGAATTCTTCAAAGTCTGATACTGATGCAGGG ATTTGTAGTGGAGTTGATGAAGACCCAGATGATAAAAATGCCCCATTTCGTCAGCGACCATTTTGCAAATACAAAGGCCACACAGCAGATCTTCTTGATCTTTCCTGGTCTAAA AATtacttcttgctttcttcttctatgGACAAAACTGTCAGATTGTGGCACATATCAAGAAGAGAATGTCTCTGCTGTTTCCAGCATATAGACTTTGTTACTGCTATAGCATTCCATCCAAGG GATGACAGGTACTTCTTAAGTGGTTCATTGGATGGGAAACTTCGACTCTGGAACATTCCTGACAAAAAAGTGGCATTATGGAATGAAGTAGATGGGCAAACAAAATTGATTACAGCTGCCAACTTCTGTCAGAATGGCAAATATGCAGTCATAGGCACGTATGATGGAAGATGCATCTTCTATGACACAGAG cacTTGAAATACCATACACAAATTCATGTGCGTTCTACTAGAGGCCGAAATAGAGttggaagaaaaattactgGCATTGAACCTTTGCCTGGGGAAAATAAG ATATTGGTGACATCAAATGATTCCAGAATCAGATTGTATGACCTAAGAGATTTGTCTTTATCTATGAAATATAAAGGTTATGTCAACAGTAGCAGCCAAATCAAAGCCAGCTTTAG CCATGACTTTACGTACATTGTAAGTGGTTCAGAagataaatatgtttatatttggAGTACCTACCATGACTTGAGCAAGTTTACATCTGTAAGAAGAGACCGTAATGACTTCTGGGAAGGCATTAAAG CACACAATGCAGTGGTGACATCTGCGATTTTTGCTCCCAATCCTGGCTTGATGGTATCTCTGGAAACTTCTGATAAGCAAGAAGCTGAAAGTAAAGGAGAAGATTCTGTAACAGCAGATACCATTCCCTCTG GAGCATTGAAGACGGATCACACGGAAGTGCTTTTATCAGCCGACTTTACTGGAGCAATCAAAGTCttcattaacaaaaagaaatatgtatctTAA